A single region of the Brassica rapa cultivar Chiifu-401-42 chromosome A03, CAAS_Brap_v3.01, whole genome shotgun sequence genome encodes:
- the LOC117132856 gene encoding uncharacterized protein LOC117132856 encodes MVKQLHEQARLNIEEKTKQYVKHANKGRREMVFKEGDQVWVHLRKERFPNERKSKLMPRIDGPFEITKKISNNAYKIDLQGKYDVSNSFNVTDLIPFIANEPDLRSNHFQEGGNVMIMDQPADEDRDGEFREEPAEEDDILAIPKGPITRARARKLKEAIGGLIRKSLDQEECLGGSLILQDTLITIQAILPSS; translated from the coding sequence aTGGTGAAACAACTCCACGAGCAAGCTAGACTCAACattgaagagaaaactaagcagtatgtcaagcatgccaacaaaggaaggcgtgagatggtctttaaAGAGGGTGACCAAGTCTGGGTTCATCTaagaaaagagaggtttcctaatgagaggaagTCCAAGCTTATGCCGAgaattgatggaccttttgagatcacaaagaagatcagcaacaatgcctacaagattgatctccaaggtaagtatgatgtgagtaatagcttcaatgttactgacttgatcccttttattgcaaatgaacctgatttgaggtcaaatcattttcaagagggagggaatgttatgatcatggaccagccagcTGATGAAGATAGAGATGGAGAGTTTAGAGAAGAACcggctgaagaagatgatatctTAGCCATTCCTAAAGGTCCCATAACTCGAGCCAGAGCcaggaaactcaaagaagctattggaggactaatcaggaagtctttggatcaagaagaatgtcttggaggaagcttgatacttcaagatacacttatcaccattcaagccatcttaccatcaagctga